From one Salvia miltiorrhiza cultivar Shanhuang (shh) unplaced genomic scaffold, IMPLAD_Smil_shh fragScaff_scaffold_173, whole genome shotgun sequence genomic stretch:
- the LOC131002707 gene encoding uncharacterized protein LOC131002707 yields MAKSKKLERRSDSQHHLVSLRKLSSRCTKVCGDAHNGKKTSEKKEWEDAECSVCLEFPHNAVLLLCSSYDKGCRPYMCATSQRYSNCLEQYTKVTPDRSSKSQQLSSELSGILCPLCRGQVKGWTVVEPARRFLNAKKRACVQEGCSFVGRYKELRKHVKLEHPLARPRDVDPLHAEKWKKLENERDISDVISTIRSTMPGAIVIGDYVIERDRHGYRDYDDDLDDDDDDSTDDDLDDLMFRAPAYGEHWDTGVRAAAPDRRHRPGQRVRLLAQRMTGRLRGRGR; encoded by the coding sequence ATGGCGAAATCGAAGAAGCTGGAGAGGAGATCGGACTCCCAGCACCATTTAGTTAGCCTGCGTAAGCTATCATCTAGGTGCACGAAGGTCTGCGGAGACGCCCACAATGGGAAGAAAACATCCGAAAAGAAGGAATGGGAAGATGCAGAATGCTCGGTCTGCTTGGAGTTTCCTCACAATGCTGTTCTCTTGCTCTGTTCCTCGTATGATAAGGGCTGCCGTCCTTACATGTGCGCTACTAGCCAGCGCTACTCTAATTGTCTTGAGCAGTACACGAAAGTTACCCCAGACCGGAGCTCAAAATCACAGCAACTATCATCTGAACTATCTGGGATTTTGTGCCCTCTTTGCCGGGGCCAGGTGAAAGGCTGGACTGTGGTGGAGCCTGCGCGTAGATTTCTCAATGCAAAGAAGCGAGCCTGCGTGCAGGAGGGCTGCTCATTTGTGGGCCGCTACAAAGAGCTCAGGAAACATGTAAAGTTAGAGCACCCTCTGGCACGTCCCCGGGATGTAGACCCTTTGCATGCCGAGAAATGGAAGAAGCTCGAGAATGAGAGGGACATAAGCGACGTGATTAGCACGATCAGATCCACCATGCCTGGGGCAATTGTTATTGGTGATTACGTGATAGAGAGGGACCGTCACGGTTACAGGGATTATGATGATGATTTGGATGACGACGATGATGATAGTACTGATGATGATTTAGATGACTTGATGTTCAGGGCCCCAGCATACGGTGAGCACTGGGATACCGGAGTTCGAGCTGCAGCCCCCGACAGGCGCCATCGTCCGGGACAACGTGTGAGATTATTGGCACAGCGTATGACGGGGCGGCTCAGAGGGCGAGGCAGGTAA